The Flavobacterium marginilacus genome window below encodes:
- a CDS encoding glycosyltransferase: MRVALVQDWLTEMGGAEKVFASIHSLYPDADIFTLVANDDILEKLNIDKSKVTTSFIQRLPGCPKRYRNYFPLFKYGIEEFDLSSYDLVISSSYCVAKGVLTNHNQVHISYCHSPVRYAWDLHHKYIKEANLESGFKGMIAKYFLHHLRIWDIASSNRVDHFIANSNFIASRINKIYRRKSDTIYPPVDVDAFTLQTNKENFYITCSRLVPYKKVDLIVDAFSKMPDKELVVIGDGPEFKKLNKVVSSLPNIKMLGYQSFEVLKEKMAKAKAFVFAAEEDFGIVPVEAQACGTPVIAYGKGGSLETVKHGLTGILFKEQTSDSIIVAVEEFEQLSFDPVIIRTHAESFSTEIFNNSFLSFVKEKIVTV, encoded by the coding sequence ATGAGAGTAGCATTAGTTCAAGATTGGTTGACCGAAATGGGAGGTGCTGAAAAAGTTTTTGCCTCTATACATTCTTTGTATCCAGATGCCGACATCTTTACACTAGTTGCCAACGATGATATTCTAGAAAAACTCAATATTGATAAATCAAAGGTTACTACCTCATTTATACAACGTTTGCCAGGATGTCCTAAACGGTATAGAAACTATTTTCCTTTGTTTAAATATGGAATAGAAGAGTTTGATTTATCATCGTATGATTTAGTTATAAGTTCTTCCTATTGTGTGGCAAAGGGAGTGTTAACCAATCATAATCAGGTACATATTAGTTATTGTCATTCTCCGGTACGTTATGCATGGGATTTGCATCATAAATATATTAAAGAAGCCAATCTAGAAAGTGGTTTTAAGGGTATGATTGCAAAATATTTTTTGCATCATTTACGTATTTGGGATATAGCCAGTTCCAATCGTGTAGATCATTTTATAGCTAATTCAAATTTTATAGCATCAAGGATTAATAAAATTTACCGTCGTAAATCAGATACAATTTATCCCCCTGTCGATGTAGATGCTTTTACATTACAGACTAATAAAGAAAATTTCTACATAACGTGTTCTCGATTAGTTCCTTATAAAAAAGTAGATCTTATTGTGGATGCCTTTTCAAAAATGCCTGACAAAGAACTTGTGGTTATTGGTGATGGTCCAGAATTTAAAAAATTAAATAAAGTTGTGTCAAGCCTTCCAAATATAAAAATGTTAGGTTATCAAAGTTTTGAAGTTTTGAAAGAAAAAATGGCTAAAGCGAAGGCATTTGTATTTGCTGCAGAAGAGGATTTTGGAATTGTACCTGTAGAAGCACAAGCCTGTGGTACACCTGTAATTGCTTATGGAAAGGGAGGAAGTCTTGAGACTGTAAAGCATGGTTTAACAGGGATTTTGTTTAAGGAACAAACTAGTGATTCAATAATTGTGGCTGTTGAAGAATTTGAACAATTGAGTTTTGATCCAGTTATAATCCGTACTCATGCTGAAAGTTTTAGTACAGAGATATTTAATAATAGTTTTTTGTCTTTTGTTAAAGAAAAAATAGTAACAGTTTAG
- a CDS encoding glycosyltransferase family 4 protein, translated as MIIVNSRFLTQPITGVQRFAIEICIRLKKKFKDEIQFVTPSNIIHYKLAKELDAQIIGKKNGHIWEQIDLPKYLYKIKKPLLLNLCNTAPLFYKNKIVTLHDVAFLAYPETYSKKFLFFYKFLIPKVIHSSKHVLTVSDFSKSEIVKFYKISEDKIAVIYNAVDSQFSNGSSSLEQAKVPYLVAVSSLNYRKNLHSVLVAFKKISSEYENNLQLIVIGDIKSKSFKAIDIEEYNNNNNKAIRFVGRVSDEQLIKFYTNALGFIYPSYYEGFGIPPLEAQACGCPVIVSNVSSLPEVFKDSALYCNPNSIDEISNAMTTLVKNKDIREQLIEKGAQNLLRFSWDQSALKLSNIINNNIK; from the coding sequence ATGATTATAGTTAATTCTCGTTTTTTGACCCAACCAATAACAGGTGTGCAGCGTTTTGCAATTGAAATTTGTATAAGATTAAAAAAAAAATTTAAAGACGAAATACAATTTGTTACTCCTTCAAATATTATTCATTATAAATTAGCTAAAGAGTTAGATGCCCAAATTATCGGAAAAAAAAATGGGCATATATGGGAACAAATTGATTTACCAAAATATTTATATAAAATTAAAAAACCGTTATTGTTAAATTTATGTAATACAGCTCCTTTATTTTATAAAAATAAAATTGTTACGCTACATGATGTAGCTTTTTTGGCTTATCCAGAAACCTATTCCAAAAAGTTTTTGTTTTTTTATAAGTTTTTAATACCTAAAGTAATTCATTCGTCAAAGCATGTTCTTACTGTAAGTGATTTTTCTAAAAGTGAAATTGTTAAGTTTTACAAGATTTCTGAAGATAAAATAGCGGTAATCTATAACGCTGTAGATAGTCAATTTTCTAATGGTTCAAGTTCATTAGAGCAAGCGAAAGTTCCGTATTTAGTAGCAGTTTCGTCTTTAAACTATAGAAAAAATTTACATTCAGTGCTTGTCGCTTTTAAAAAAATATCAAGTGAATATGAAAATAACTTGCAACTAATAGTTATTGGAGATATAAAAAGTAAAAGTTTTAAAGCGATTGATATAGAGGAATATAATAATAATAATAATAAAGCCATTCGATTTGTTGGGCGAGTTTCTGATGAACAGTTAATAAAATTTTATACAAATGCATTGGGTTTTATTTATCCTTCTTATTATGAGGGTTTTGGGATACCTCCTTTAGAAGCACAAGCTTGTGGATGTCCAGTGATTGTTTCGAATGTTAGTTCTTTGCCAGAGGTTTTTAAGGATAGTGCATTATATTGTAATCCAAATTCGATTGATGAAATAAGTAACGCAATGACTACTTTGGTAAAAAACAAAGACATAAGGGAGCAGTTAATAGAAAAAGGCGCACAAAATCTGTTACGCTTTTCTTGGGATCAAAGTGCTTTAAAATTAAGTAACATTATTAATAATAACATTAAATGA
- a CDS encoding undecaprenyl-phosphate glucose phosphotransferase, which produces MKILQKLSNHNSSRYFKLLFVVWDIILLNSAIVLSALCRFGNIEHLFLKEVQTVSLLANILWIGLLLHHDSYRIVRVESIESILKRTTKKIVIHIALIAVFVGFLKYSRISNLRLSYFYVFFFCLLMISRYLSMKLLGYIRAKGYNFRSFIIVGANDTGERIRKVLARDLTYGYRFLGFFDEKVDPFAFISSPILGDFDYIEEFLFKKQVDEMYVALHIDNIAVINKLIQICEHHMVRIKFIPDFQLYTKSSKVEISFYENTPVLMFRSEPLEFTVNRLVKKTFDIFFSLSVILLIFPWLFPILMLIIKLESPGPVFFTQERTGRDNRSFKCLKFRSMRVNTSSNDLQAKKGDSRLTRSGAFIRKTSIDELPQFFNVLWGDMSVVGPRPHMVNHTIQYSGLINNYLVRQYAKPGITGWAQVNGYRGETKELIDMENRVDFDIWYIENWSLLLDVKIIIKTVVNVFKGEENAY; this is translated from the coding sequence ATGAAGATTTTACAGAAATTATCTAATCATAATTCATCTCGTTATTTCAAACTTTTATTTGTAGTTTGGGATATTATCTTGTTGAATAGTGCTATAGTTTTGTCTGCTTTATGTAGATTTGGCAATATAGAACATCTTTTCTTAAAAGAAGTGCAGACAGTTTCTTTATTAGCAAACATCTTATGGATTGGATTATTGTTGCATCATGATTCTTATAGGATTGTTAGAGTGGAATCAATTGAATCTATATTAAAAAGAACTACAAAAAAAATTGTAATTCATATAGCATTAATAGCTGTTTTTGTAGGTTTCTTAAAATATTCGCGTATTTCAAATCTAAGATTGTCTTATTTTTATGTTTTTTTCTTTTGTCTTTTAATGATTTCTAGATATTTAAGCATGAAGCTTTTAGGGTATATTAGAGCTAAAGGCTATAATTTTAGAAGTTTTATTATTGTTGGAGCTAATGATACTGGCGAAAGAATTCGTAAGGTATTGGCAAGAGACTTGACTTACGGTTATCGGTTTTTAGGTTTTTTTGATGAAAAGGTTGATCCTTTTGCATTTATATCATCTCCTATTTTAGGAGATTTTGACTATATTGAGGAGTTTCTTTTTAAGAAACAAGTCGACGAAATGTATGTTGCATTGCATATTGATAATATTGCTGTAATTAATAAATTGATTCAAATTTGTGAACATCATATGGTTCGCATTAAATTCATACCTGATTTTCAGTTATATACCAAATCTAGTAAAGTGGAAATTTCTTTTTATGAGAATACACCAGTATTGATGTTTCGTAGTGAACCGTTAGAGTTTACTGTAAACCGTCTAGTGAAAAAGACATTTGATATTTTCTTTTCGTTAAGTGTAATTTTATTGATTTTCCCGTGGCTTTTTCCTATTTTGATGTTGATTATAAAGTTAGAATCTCCCGGGCCTGTTTTTTTTACACAAGAGCGTACAGGAAGAGATAATAGGTCTTTTAAGTGTTTGAAATTTAGGAGTATGAGAGTAAATACTTCTTCTAATGATTTACAGGCTAAAAAAGGAGACAGCCGTCTAACTAGATCAGGCGCGTTTATTCGTAAAACTAGTATTGATGAACTTCCTCAGTTTTTTAATGTGCTTTGGGGAGATATGTCTGTGGTGGGACCAAGACCACATATGGTGAATCATACAATACAATATAGTGGTCTGATTAATAATTATTTAGTACGTCAATATGCTAAACCAGGGATTACTGGCTGGGCGCAGGTAAACGGATACCGTGGAGAGACAAAAGAACTTATAGATATGGAGAATCGGGTAGATTTTGATATATGGTATATTGAGAATTGGAGTTTGTTACTGGATGTGAAAATTATTATAAAGACAGTTGTAAATGTTTTTAAAGGGGAAGAAAATGCATATTAA